The nucleotide window TGGTGGCTGGATTGCTGGGAGCTTCGCAGGCAACTTACGCAGATAGCTATAGCAATAACAGCAGTGGCAATCTGGATCTGAATGCAGGTTTGCGTCTGGAACTGGGATCTCTTCTGTCAGGACACCGTGACACAGGTTACGATAACCATGGTAGCTACGGAGGTTCATCCAGTGCAAGCGGAGCATTGAATTTGGATCTTGGACTCAATGCCGGCTTATCCTCAGAGAGCAAGAACCGATACAATGATCGTTCTTCCGATTACACTGCTGAGCGTAGCAGTTCTGGCAAGCTGGGCCTTGGCCTGAATGCCAATGTGTCGGGAGAAGGTACAACGATGAGCGATTATTCACGAGGCGGCGATCATCGGAACGTGAACAGCAGCTACACGAGCGAAAGCCGTGGAGCACTGGGCCTCGGTCTGAACGTGAATGCGGAAGGAGAGAGTGCAACAATGGCTCAATCAGAACGCAACAGCAGCGTGAAAGACAGCGAGCGTAACGTGAACCGCAACTACGCAAACGAAAGCCACAGCGCATTCGATCTGGGTCTGAACGCAAAGGCAGAAGGAGAGAGTGCAACGATGGCTCAATCCGAACGCAATAACAGCGTGAATGACGGTGAACGTACCGACAACAGCAGCTATGCGAACGAAAGCCGTGGAGCACTGGATCTGGGTCTGAACGTGAAAGCGGAGGGTGAGAGTGCAACGTGGACTCAATCCGAACGCAATAACAGCGTAAATGATCGTGAGCGTAACGTGAGCAGCAGTTATGCGAGCGAAAGTCGTGGAGCACTGGATCTGGGACTGAATGTGAAAGCCGAAGGAGAGAGTGCAACGTGGACTCAATCTGAACGCAACAACAGCGTGAATGACCATGAAAGTAACGTGAACAGCAGCACTGCGAGCGAAAGCCGTGGAGCACTGGATCTGGGTCTGAACGTGGATGCGGAAGGAGAGAGTGCAACGATGGCTCAATTCGAACGCAACCACAGCGTGAATGACCGTGAGCGTAACGTAAACAGTAGCTATGCGAGTGAAAGCCGTGGAGCACTGGATCTGGGTTTGAACGTGGATGCGGATGCAGAGAGTGAAACTACATCTGTGGTGGAGACAAATCGGTAATATGAGATTTTCATCGTAATATAAAGAAGCAGGGGCTCCGGAACCCCTGCTTCTTTTTTTGCATTTATAAGACATATGAGCTAGCGTTCTTCTGAATGTTCTTCTAATAAGCGTACTATCTTTTCAAATGTATACTCGCCTTCGGCAATCTTGACCATAAATTCAACGGCATATTTACGTTCCATCTGCAAATGGTACCCATTCACTCGCAGAAAGGACTTGGTTACAAGATAAGCTGTACGTTTATTTCCGTTATAGAAACAGTGGTTTTTAACCAATGACTCTAATAAGGCAGTAGCTTTATCAAATATGGAAGGATAGGCATCCTCTCCAAACAAACTTTGGAGAGGTCTATTTATCGCAGAATCCAACAAAGCAGAATCCTTGACCCCAGCTTGTGCTGTATCATTCATCTTCTTCATCATAAAATGGTGAGCGGCTACTACTTCTTCAATGGTAAGGAATATGGTCATCTTAACGATCCCTTAAATCATTGAGGATATCCTCATCTTCTTCGAAAACGTCGAAGAAAGCTTCCAGTACTTCGGGTCTTACATTTTCGGGTATTTTCATTTGTTTCACCTTTTTTAGTACAATTTCTCCCTGACTGTTTTCAATAAATTCAATCTCATCGCCCTGAGAAACATGGAGCTTATCAATCAAAACTTTGGGCAAGCTAATGCCCAAGCTGTTTCCCATTTTGCCTATTTTGCGAGAAAGGATTTTTCTTTTGGAATGCTCTTCTTTCATCTGAGCCCCACCATTCATGATATATTCCTCCTATAGTATGATCCAACTTATGAAAGTAATACATTTGTATGTATTAATGTTAGTATGTAATAACATTATAACATGGTTTGTACTTCAAAATGCTCAGAATGATCAAACAAACAGCCCGTAACTCGATTACAATAAAACTAAAGAATGAAATAAACGCCTGATTAGAACAGGGAGTGAATGATATGGGAACGGAATATAAAAGCACGGAAGTACACGAGTCTATATTAGACGTACATATTACAGAGGCAGGATACGAGCCAGGACAATCAACCATACGCAATATTCGAATGAACGTGGCGCGAGGAGAGCTGGTCGGTATTATCGGACCGAATGGTGCGGGTAAAAGTACCACGATCAAAACGCTGCTGGGTCTGCTGGAACATGCCAAGTATGAGGTGACGATTGGGGGAGAGGGTCGCTATGCCTATATCCCGGAGCAACCGGTTTTTTACGAATACATGACCTTGTGGGAACATCTTGATCTTGCCGCAGCGGCGTATGAAATGGAGGAAGAAGCTTTTGTTGCCAGAGCGGAGGAGCTGTTGGTTCGTTTCGGCATGGACCACGTTCGGAACGATCTTCCGGCCAGTTTCTCAAAGGGCATGCGGCAGAAAATGATGCTGCTGATCGGATTTCTGTCTTCGCCGGATATCTATATTGTGGACGAGCCGTTCATCGGACTGGACCCTCGTGCAACCAAGGATTTTCTAAAATTACTTGATGATGAACGTCGCCGCGGCGCGGGTGTGCTCATGTCTACGCATGTACTGGATACCGCTGAACGAATTTGCGACCGGTTTATTCTGATTGCTTCAGGCAGGTCGGCTGCCGAGGGAACATTGGATGAAATCCGTGAAGTGGCAGGATTACCGGAAGCCTCTTTGTTTGACTGTTTCGATATACTGACGTCTTAGATAGAGAAAGGGTGAGAGAGGATGGAAACTTCCCAGCGTTACACACCACTTCGTTTATACAGACGGAGACGCAAAGAGCATTTCAGGGAACAGATGAAAAATCTCAGACTCGTGGTAGATTGGACGGTGTGGGTATACCTGCTTGTTCCGGGTCTACTCTATCTGATTGGGTGGTACACGAGTCTGTGGACCAAACCGCTGCCTGCATGGGCGACAGGATTACCGCTGCCCGTACTGACGGGGCTGATTGACGTCGTTATGCTTACCGGGGGTGTGTTGATATTTGTGGAGGAAGCGGATGTACTGTTTCTGAAATCAAGACCGTTGTGGACGCGCACGTTAATGAGGCAAGGACTCTACCGTGCCTGTCTGCAACATCTGGGCAAAATGATCCTGATTACAGCACTGACTGCCCCCTTGTGGTCCCGTGTCTATGAGATGTCGAATCTCCAGATTGCACTTATGGCTGTCTGGTTCGGTGCAGTAGCTTCATTCCAAGCCATAACACTACATATGACGAAGGTTCGACATACAGGATGGCGACGCTGGATTCGGATGATTCCTCTTGTCATCGGCATAGGTTACGTGACCATTCATGCGACATCATGGATGCATGGACAGACGTGGAAAATCATATTTGGTGTCGGGGTGATCATGCTTCTTCTGATTACAGTCGGACAGATGAGGCTGGTGATGAAGGGAACCTTTGGAGGGGATGTACGGGAGGATCTGCGGAGCAGGCTGCAGCTTACAGCTCTAATGTTAAGCCGGGCGGTTAGCAAGCCGAAAGCCCCACGAACAAGGTCCATTATCTTCCGCAAACCGCGTAAACTGCTGCGCAATCGTTCCATCGCGAATCGGACAGCGGAGATTGCATTCAAGGCATTTTTCCGAAACTCAGCTACGATGAAATTGTATTTGCAACTTGGCGGACTATCCATCGCAGCAGTCGCATTACCGCCTTTTCCGGTCAATGTCATCGTGTGTGCGTTATTAATCATCATGCTGACGGTGATGTTTTATCGTTCCTGGGATGTTTTTGCCACGTCCGACTATGTTCAGCTTATAACATATGACTCGGAGGCGCTGCATCTTGCAGGTTCAATGATGGTTCGGATGTTGTTCATCCCGATTGGTATTCTTATGGGATTCACGCTGGGATTGGCCTGGCTCGGTTGGGTCGTCGGTATTCTGACAGCTGCAGGTACGGTGGCCTTCGGACTCTGCGTCTTATCTATTGCCGGATGGGTTCGGCTGACCCGGGCCTAAGCAATTCCTTTCTAAGTCAGAGCATATCGTGCGCTATATCTGCCCATGCTATAGAAGAAGAATCTCATCTATGGATGATGAGAGATTAGCTGTAGCAAGGAGGAAGAGACGATGATGGATAATAGCGAACTACAGGTGCATTTCTCAGACGGTTCAGCGTTGAATGCCGCAAGGGCAACCTTGGAGGAATTGGGATATAAGCCGTATCAGTCCGGCCCGCTGGAGTTGTATATCCCCACAGATCGCCAAGATCCTCAGTCTGCCGTAGAGATTGTACAATCTCATGGAGGAAGTGCCGTATTTGCTTCACAAACGGAAGAACTGGATCAGTTTCAGAATATATCGATTCCGGCTCATCTCGTGAATGAAGACTGGCATGAGGGTTATGCGAGCCAAAACCAGGGGAGCCAGGCTGAGCAAGGTGCACATAACTATAGCGAGGACCCGGCATACGATGATTCGGCGGATGGATTCTCTGGCAGTGTCAAAGCATAGAACGCGAAACTCACAAGCTTAAGGGTGGTTCGATCCGCCTTTTCTAAAATGGAACAATGCTGAAAACCCCGATACTCCACGGATAGTGGATATCGGGGTTTTTGACATCTGAAGCAATTCATCATGTGTATGAAGTGTGTAATACCTAGTGTGATGTAGCGTGTTTATATTCTGCTGCATGCATACCAGCCGTATATCCCGTGGAGAAAGCAGCGGTGATATTATATCCTCCGGTGTAGCCGTGAATATCCAAAACTTCACCGCAAAAGAATAGTCCAGGCAGCAGCTTGGATTCCATTGTTTTTGGGTATATCTCCTTTAAGTGGATTCCTCCCCCAGTAACGAAAGCTTCTTTGAGCGATCTTGTTCCGTCTGCACGGAAGGTAAAAGCCTTCATTAGCCCGCACAAATTGCTTAACATGCCTTTGGGGAAATGGTGGAACGTGAGGTCATCGCTGATCTCCGCGCGTTTCATCATTAATGGAATCATGCGTTCGGGAACCCATGTTTTCAGTATGTTTTTGACAGCCTTGCGGGATTCTTGTTCCAATACCTGTTGGACCTGGGTTTCCAATGCACCAGCGGACAGCTCAGGAAACAGATCAATGCTCATAATGACCTGTGGGTTTCCAGCCTTCATCTGAACCTTGCGGATAAATTGGCTGCAGCGCAGTGCAACCGGTCCAGACACCCCAAAATGCGTGAAGATCATATCCCCCCGATGGGAGATGACGGGTTTTCCTTTGGCATCGATAACAGATAAAGCGACATCCCTCAAGGATAAACCTTGTAGTTCTTTGGATTGTATCCAACTCTCCCCAGACACAATAGGCACTTCGGTTGGATATAACTCCGTAATCGTATGACCAGCAGCTTCAGCCCAGGGATAACCATCTCCCGTTGATCCGGTTTGGGGTACGGATTTACCGCCAGTAGCGATAATAACAGAGCGTCCAAGGATGGTTTTACCTGAGAGCAATTTAACACCCTGTACCTGCTGACCGTTCTGAATGAGTTCCTTGACCGGTTCTTTGGTGCGAATCTCGACGCCGAGGGAGACGATTTTGCCTACCAATGCATCCACGACTGTTTTCGCTTTATCGGTTACGGGGAACATTCTGCCGTTGTCTTCTTCTTTCAGGGCAATTCCGAGATTCTCGAAGAAACGCATGATCCCCAGGTTGTCCAGATTCTGAAATGAACTATATAAAAAGCGGCCATTACCCGGAATATGCCGGATGAGTTCATCCGTTTCCTTGGCATTGGTTACATTGCACCGACCTCCGCCAGAGATGCCGAGTTTACGACCCAGTTGGTCTCCTTTATCCAGCAGAAGCACGGAGGCTCCATGCTCGGCAGCTGCAACGCAAGCCATCAGGCCCGCAGATCCACCACCAATTACAATGACATCATACATACGTTATTACCCTCTTTTTTCATTGATTTTGTCTGTTTTACGTAAAACGTGTCTACTCCTGCCTTTTTCTGAAATATAATGGAGTTACGGGCAGTTCTATTATGCAGTCTTAAGGGATATATTGTAATATACTGTCGCCTATGTTTTAATCAGAAATACATGAGGGAATGTGCAGGCAGAGGAGGAGATGGCATTGTGGTTGCGTTAAAGGACATTCTTTTACAAGTACTGCTGGCAGGGTCGGCGGTATTCCTGATTCCCTTATTCCATCTGGGGCTCTCCAGGCGGGCTATTGCCAAAATGGAACATGCCGGAACAGTACAAACCAGTTTTGCTGTGACAAGTGTCGCGAGCATGCTGCTGTGTTTGCTGTTTGCGCTTTATGCGAGTCCAGTGGCCGTACCCATATCATTAAGCATCGTACCTGTGATACTTGTTATTTTGTATTGTAAGTTCGCTATAGGCTTAACGCTGTCCATTCTACATATTCTCTTCTATTTTCTTTTTGCGCATCCCTATGATCTGTACGGATTTCTCCTTCATACGGGCATTCTTCTCTATCCTATTGTATGGTTGTCTGCCAAACGATTCAAGCATAATACATCTTCGCGCAAAATGGTGATTCTGATCACCCTGATTGCAATGGAACTGATTGTAACGAGCCTGTTGTGGATCGCATCCCACCAGAATGACCCCACATACTCTGCGACCTACATGATACTTACGGCACTTGGATATACTGCTGGAGCCATTGTTGCGGGCAGTCTGAGTCTGCTATGGCTGGAACGGATGAAACATTATCGTGGGCTGGAGCAGCATCTCTCTGAAGTTCACCACCAATACATAACGGAAACGGAGAAACTTCATCAGATTCTGAATGCAGTTCCTCTCTCGATAGCCACTGTAGATAAAGAGGGCACGGTCATGTTCGTCAATGAGATGATGGAGCAAACAGCGAGAGAACAGTTACCTTGTACCTCCACGCCTGATCTCATTGGACAGCCTGCCAGTCAATTTGTTGAACAAGGTCAGGCGGACAAGATGGACAAAAGCATTCGCAGAGCCGTCATTCATGGTGAGATTAGTGGATTGACCGTTCGTTACGGTGCTCACGTATTTCAGTCTCGAACCGTGCCAATCTATGCCTTTTCAACAGAGCCTGCCAGAGAAGTTACAGGGGCCATGCTAATTATTCAGGATATCACGGAGCTGGAGATGTTGCGAAGTGAACTGGATAATGTGGATCGCCTCAGTCTGGTGGGCCAGATGGCTGCAAGCATTACGCATGAGGTGCGCAATCCAATGGCGGTTGTACGTGGCTTTCTTCAACTCATGCAGGAAAAGAGTCCTGAATCCATGGATCACTATTACCGAATCGTCCTGGAAGAGCTGGACCGGGCGAACAGTATCATTAATGATTTTCTGTCTCTGGCTCAGAATCGCGTTGCGGAGAA belongs to Paenibacillus sp. FSL H8-0079 and includes:
- a CDS encoding NAD(P)/FAD-dependent oxidoreductase, which codes for MYDVIVIGGGSAGLMACVAAAEHGASVLLLDKGDQLGRKLGISGGGRCNVTNAKETDELIRHIPGNGRFLYSSFQNLDNLGIMRFFENLGIALKEEDNGRMFPVTDKAKTVVDALVGKIVSLGVEIRTKEPVKELIQNGQQVQGVKLLSGKTILGRSVIIATGGKSVPQTGSTGDGYPWAEAAGHTITELYPTEVPIVSGESWIQSKELQGLSLRDVALSVIDAKGKPVISHRGDMIFTHFGVSGPVALRCSQFIRKVQMKAGNPQVIMSIDLFPELSAGALETQVQQVLEQESRKAVKNILKTWVPERMIPLMMKRAEISDDLTFHHFPKGMLSNLCGLMKAFTFRADGTRSLKEAFVTGGGIHLKEIYPKTMESKLLPGLFFCGEVLDIHGYTGGYNITAAFSTGYTAGMHAAEYKHATSH
- a CDS encoding ABC transporter permease translates to METSQRYTPLRLYRRRRKEHFREQMKNLRLVVDWTVWVYLLVPGLLYLIGWYTSLWTKPLPAWATGLPLPVLTGLIDVVMLTGGVLIFVEEADVLFLKSRPLWTRTLMRQGLYRACLQHLGKMILITALTAPLWSRVYEMSNLQIALMAVWFGAVASFQAITLHMTKVRHTGWRRWIRMIPLVIGIGYVTIHATSWMHGQTWKIIFGVGVIMLLLITVGQMRLVMKGTFGGDVREDLRSRLQLTALMLSRAVSKPKAPRTRSIIFRKPRKLLRNRSIANRTAEIAFKAFFRNSATMKLYLQLGGLSIAAVALPPFPVNVIVCALLIIMLTVMFYRSWDVFATSDYVQLITYDSEALHLAGSMMVRMLFIPIGILMGFTLGLAWLGWVVGILTAAGTVAFGLCVLSIAGWVRLTRA
- a CDS encoding type II toxin-antitoxin system death-on-curing family toxin: MTIFLTIEEVVAAHHFMMKKMNDTAQAGVKDSALLDSAINRPLQSLFGEDAYPSIFDKATALLESLVKNHCFYNGNKRTAYLVTKSFLRVNGYHLQMERKYAVEFMVKIAEGEYTFEKIVRLLEEHSEER
- a CDS encoding ATP-binding protein, which translates into the protein MVALKDILLQVLLAGSAVFLIPLFHLGLSRRAIAKMEHAGTVQTSFAVTSVASMLLCLLFALYASPVAVPISLSIVPVILVILYCKFAIGLTLSILHILFYFLFAHPYDLYGFLLHTGILLYPIVWLSAKRFKHNTSSRKMVILITLIAMELIVTSLLWIASHQNDPTYSATYMILTALGYTAGAIVAGSLSLLWLERMKHYRGLEQHLSEVHHQYITETEKLHQILNAVPLSIATVDKEGTVMFVNEMMEQTAREQLPCTSTPDLIGQPASQFVEQGQADKMDKSIRRAVIHGEISGLTVRYGAHVFQSRTVPIYAFSTEPAREVTGAMLIIQDITELEMLRSELDNVDRLSLVGQMAASITHEVRNPMAVVRGFLQLMQEKSPESMDHYYRIVLEELDRANSIINDFLSLAQNRVAEKEESQLHDIIHELSPLLWADANLRGQSIELMLAHDVPKLHLNSKEIKQVVLNLARNGMEAMSEKGVLTLETRMVDDKVELCVRDTGPGLPRVKKEKLFEPFYTTKAKGTGLGLSMCLSIVERHNGTITVESEEGQGTTFKVAFEQ
- a CDS encoding ABC transporter ATP-binding protein, which encodes MGTEYKSTEVHESILDVHITEAGYEPGQSTIRNIRMNVARGELVGIIGPNGAGKSTTIKTLLGLLEHAKYEVTIGGEGRYAYIPEQPVFYEYMTLWEHLDLAAAAYEMEEEAFVARAEELLVRFGMDHVRNDLPASFSKGMRQKMMLLIGFLSSPDIYIVDEPFIGLDPRATKDFLKLLDDERRRGAGVLMSTHVLDTAERICDRFILIASGRSAAEGTLDEIREVAGLPEASLFDCFDILTS
- a CDS encoding AbrB/MazE/SpoVT family DNA-binding domain-containing protein, whose amino-acid sequence is MNGGAQMKEEHSKRKILSRKIGKMGNSLGISLPKVLIDKLHVSQGDEIEFIENSQGEIVLKKVKQMKIPENVRPEVLEAFFDVFEEDEDILNDLRDR